A genomic window from Fibrobacterota bacterium includes:
- a CDS encoding dihydrofolate reductase, whose amino-acid sequence MEIRVFVAVSVDGFIARQDGAIDWLPQPDGSAEDYGYQELLNASDVLLMGRRTFETVLGFGEWPYGSLPVVVASSCLSREGFPSWVPGTVDVSSRPLADLLEDLERRGFQSIYADGGMLIQSLLRLGAVRELVLTRIPVLLGSGRSLFGPVDGDIGLEHQHTRSWANGLVQSRYRVSR is encoded by the coding sequence ATGGAGATCAGGGTCTTTGTCGCGGTCAGTGTGGACGGGTTCATCGCGCGCCAGGACGGAGCCATCGATTGGTTGCCGCAACCGGATGGATCCGCGGAGGATTATGGCTATCAGGAACTCCTGAACGCAAGCGACGTTTTGCTGATGGGGCGGCGCACCTTCGAGACGGTGCTGGGGTTCGGGGAATGGCCCTACGGGAGCCTTCCGGTGGTGGTGGCCAGTTCTTGTCTTTCGCGGGAAGGGTTTCCGTCGTGGGTCCCCGGGACCGTCGATGTATCGTCGAGGCCGCTGGCGGATCTCCTGGAAGATTTGGAACGACGAGGTTTCCAGTCGATCTACGCCGATGGGGGAATGCTGATCCAGTCTCTGTTGCGCCTGGGTGCGGTGCGGGAACTGGTGCTGACCCGGATCCCGGTTCTCTTGGGATCGGGGCGGTCCCTGTTTGGTCCGGTGGATGGAGATATCGGATTGGAGCACCAGCATACGAGGTCCTGGGCGAACGGGCTGGTCCAGAGCCGGTACCGAGTCTCCAGGTAG